DNA sequence from the Treponema sp. OMZ 838 genome:
AATGGATGAAAGCCATAAGCGAAACCTTTGGCGCTTTGAGATAAAATAATATATAGAGGAGAAATGTTATGAAAGGAAAGGATAGAAAGACAGAAGTCTTAGGTTTTTCGATAGTGCTGCTGCTAGCTGCACTGTTAGTGTGTACCGGCTGCCCGGGTACTGTAGGAAGTAGCGGTTCGGGAAATGGAGAAATTACACCACCTTCCGGCAATGTAGGTAGTTTTGAAGATACAGGCGACGGCTTTATAAAAATAACCCCACCTGCAGTAGGAATTACCGGTATGGATCCGACAGATCCTTTGCCCGGATTGGGAGATGAATGGAAAGGCGTATTTCGCGAAGGGCGTAAGGTAAAATTGAGTCCTTATAAGCTGGGCAAAATGGAAGTGACGTATAAGCTGTGGAAAGAAGTATACGACTGGGCGGTAAAAGCTGAAAACGGGTATACGTTTGCCAATGTAGGAGTAAAAGGCAAAGACGGAAGTGGGAGCGAAGAAGAGCCGGTAACGAAGGTAAGTTGGCGAGACTGTATTGTATGGTGCAATGCGTATACCCAGAAAACGAACAATGCTGAGAGCGAATGCGTCTACCGCAAAAGCAAGACCGATACTACGGTATTAAAAGACGCGACTGATACAGCTGCTTGCGATGCTGCCTATGCCGATATGAGTAAAAAAGGTTTTAGACTTCCTACAGAAGCCGAATGGGAATATGCAGCCCGGTGGCAAAACGAAAGTACGAATGCTGAAAAATACGGCAATGTATGGCTGACCAAACTAAACAGTGCGAGTGGAGCGAAAGACAAGTGGGATACAGCCGAAACGGGAGAAGTTGCATGGTATAGCGGTAATGCAGACAATGAAACCCATCCTGTAGGAGAAAAGCGGTCAAATGCACTTGGCTTACACGATATGAGTGGGAACGTCTGGGAATGGTGTTTTGACCGGTATGATAATAATCCTACAGCAAACGACGGCGCTTACGAATCCGGCGGATTTGTAACCGACCCGCAGGGTGCTGCTTCCGGTAATTTCCGCGTCATGCGCGGCGGTAGCTGGAACGTTAGCGCGAAGGACTGCGTCGTCGGTTTTCGGTTCTTCGTCGTCCCCGGCAGCAGCATCGGCATTCTTGGCTTTCGTGTGGGTTGTCGCCCCTAGAGTTCACACATTTTGCCGGAGAGGTAGAGCAGCAGCGGGCTGTTGAGCAGTGTACGTCCGTGTACACTGCTCAACGATAAGTTTTTCTATCGAAAAACTTACTGCTGTTTGGAACCACCGCCATCCGTGGCGGTATGCGGCGAAACCGAACAGGCAAAATGTGTAGAGGTGCACGTGTTTTGCTGTAGAGCGTGTGCATATCCGCCAAGGAGGGCGGGGGTATTAAACAGGATTTGATGAAGAAAAACGAAGGCTTATTTTAGACAATGCTGTTGGCATTGTCTAAAAACGCTGCGAGTTTGCTTATCGCAAACATCGCCTATTGATTGCACTTTTTCATTTCGTTGCAAAAGTGTGGCAATTCGCCAATCCTCGCCTTTTGATTCGCAATCCGCTTTAGCGGATAAGATAAACCGTTTCCTTACAGAACAAGCCGACAGGTCTGATAAAGGCTGCGGTTGCCGAATTTTAAGGAACGATAAGAAACTGGAAGACGGAAGCGCAAGGATAGGCTTACTGCAATAATCTTGCTATACTGCAGGTATGAACGCACCACGCAAACTACCGATCGGCATCCAAAGTTTTAAAGATTTGAGGGAAAAAAAATTTCTCTATGTTGATAAAACGGTGTATCTTTCGCGATTAGTCAATAATAGTAAGGTGTATTTCTTAAGCCGTCCGCGCAGATTTGGTAAGAGCTTGTTTCTTTCAACCCTCGCTGCCTATTTTCTCGGTCAAAAAGAGCTGTTCAAGGATTTGTATATTGAACAAGCGGAAGAAGAACAGGCTGTACGAGAACAGCGATTGGCATGGCTGGAATACCCTGTGCTCTATTTGGATTTTAATACCGGGCAATATGAACTGAGCGGCGCTTTAGATGAAACGCTTAGCTATTTTTTAGATACCGAAGAGCCGAGATACAATCTGCAAAAGAGCGGGCTCTCTCATGCTAAACGGTTTACATCCCTGATAAAGGCTGCCTATCAGCAAACGGGTAAGCAAGTGGTCATCCTTGTAGACGAATATGATAAACCCCTCCTGCAAACAATGGGTGTGAACGAAGAACTGAACGAACACTACCGTAATACACTCAAAGCATTTTACTCTGTTATAAAAACCTGTGATCAATATATTCGCTTTGCGTTTTTAACCGGCGTTACTAAATTCAGCAAGATTAGTATTTTTAGCGATTTAAATAACCTCCGTGACATATCGATGGAAAAACAGTATGCCGGTATCTGCGGTCTCTCACAAACAGAGCTTGAAGAAACTTTCCAACAGGACATACAGGTGCTTGCCGATGAACAAGACCTCACGTATCAAGAGGCTTTGGCGGCTTTAAAGCAGTGGTATGACGGCTATTTGTTCCATCCTGCCGGGGAAGGGATGTACAACCCCTTTAGTGTGTTGAGCGCCTTAGCCAAAAAAGAGATTAGCAGTTACTGGTTCGGCACGGGAACACCGACTTTTTTAGTTAACTTCTTAAAAGAAGCACACTATTATATCCCCGACCTCGATGGCAATGTTGAGTTGAATCAAACAGGATTGGAAACGTACCGGGCGGTGGCACAGGATGCATTGCCCATTCTGTTTCAAGCAGGGTACCTTACCATCAAGAAGTATATAAAAGATCTGCGGCTGTATCAGCTGGGTTTTCCGAATGATGAAGTTCGGTACGGCTTTTTGGAGAATCTCTTGCCTGCGTATTCCGGTTTAACATTGAGTCAAAGCGGGGTATGGATAGGACGGTTTGTACAGGACATCCGCAAGGGGAATGTGGACGAGTTTATGGAGCGGCTTAAGTCGATTATTTCCAGTATTGTATACGACAACTTCACCGCAGAAAACTTGAAACTGCGGGAGCAGAATTACCAAACGGCAGTGTATCTCGTCTTTGCGCTGATGGGACAGTTTGTGCAAACGGAAGTACACTGCCACAGTACCGCCATGGAGGGCGGTGGTTCCATGCAGCAGCGATGTTTCGGCGGTGCCGAAACTCGTAGTCAAAACTATACATGGATGTATAGTTTTGACAGACGTGCAGATTGTGTACTCAAAACCGCTGATGCTGTGTATATCTTCGAGTTTAAGCTCTCCGATAACGGTAGTGCGGAAGAGGCTCTCAACCAGATAAAAACGCAGGAGTATGCGGCGCCGTACAAGGGAAGTGGGCAGAAGATAGTGCTTATCGGTGCGGGATTTGATGAAGAAAAACGAACGATAAGAGACTGGAAGGTAGAGAAGTTTTAGTTCAATATAAATCCCGCACCAATCCGCCACCGTCCGTGGCGGTACTGAAACGAGTTAGCGTGAAAATCATCACTGTTTAGCTTTTATTTTCAGAACTATGCTTTGAACCAAGGCCGGTTCTTAGGGCAGAGCCCCGCCCAAGAATGTGCGTCCTTGCACATTCTTGGGCTACGAGTTCGCAATGCGAACTCGCTGCTGCATAAAACCACCGCCATCCGTGGCGGTACTGCGGTATGTTGATTTGGCAGGAGTGCAAACGCACCAGGTAGAGTAGATAAAATCGCAGAATAATTGAGGCCGTGAGACCATTTGAACCATCTTCAACTGTTGTACATCCGTGTACAACAGTTGAAGGCGAGTTTTGTGCACGCACAAAACATCGCTGCTGTATTGGAACCACTGCCATCCTTGGCAGTTCTGGTTGAACGACCTCAATTATTCTGCTATTGTGTACTCAAGGAAAATGCTAAAAGATAGGGTGAAACGCTCCATTTTTGGGCGTTTCCAGTACATTTTTTAATCAGTTATCTTACACTCTGTCTTACAAAAACATTGTGTCTCTAACTGTCTTTATATTATGACATGAATATTTTCTTGTCAAGTATTGTTTTTACAATTTCGCATATTTTTAGTGATTTTTATCGATTTTTGAGGCTTTTTAGCCGGTTTTTACAAATTACTTGCATATACTATTCCTGCAAGGCGTATCGTAATGCCTTTCGTGGTGTGAAAAAAGCGTTTTATTGCTCACGTTCGATAGCCCCTAGGTAAACAGCTTTTCTATATCGATCGTCGCCTGGTGTTTTATTCGTTCTATGTCCGGCGTATAGTGATTAGTGTAACGATGCAATTCTTCGGTGCTTTCGTGACGGGTTATGTAGAGCATGTGTCCTTCCGAATGCCCCGCCATACTCAAGCACGTCGCAAATGTATGGCGGTAGCTGTGAAGGGTTAGGTTTGGCCTTTTGAAGCCAAGTTTTTTCATTGTCTTGTTAAAATCTTTATTGATACTTTCATAGCGAAGCGGTTTATAAACATCCGTAACGGAGCTAAAAATAAATGCTTGCCCGCTATCCTTTGCGGGGTGCTTTTCAATGTGCGCTATAAGTCTCGCTGCAAGGTCAGCTGATATTGGAACAATATCCACCCGCTCCGTTTTAGTACATTTAAGCCGATTCCCGGCGCGGCAGTAGTTTTTACTAATCCTGAGAGCGTATCCGTCTGCGTCTTTGATAAAATCTTGTATCTGAAGGGCTTGCAACTCTCCGATGCGGCAGCCGGTCTTAAAAAGTAATTCGTTAATCAGCCGATAGAGATCCGAACGGAAAGGATTATCATCGCTCATAAAAAGACGTTTAAGCTCTTCTTTTGTAAATATCGCTTTTTCTGCTTCTTTCTTTGCTTTCTTTTGGGAAGCCTTTGAATCCCTTGTTATCTGTGGTGTAACATCCCGAACAAGAAGGTTGTTCCGATAGGCAAATCGTAGCGCTTGAATAAAGCTAGAACGGATGCCTTTCACGGTCTCCACTTTGAGATTTCCGGCATTTTTTATCAACCCGAGCATCGTGTCAATTTTTGCTCCACTTATCTCGGTTAAAAGGCATTGCGGAAAATGCCGCGCATATTTTTTCATAATACAGAGGTACTGGTGAAATCGTTCGGGGTTTGGCGGGGTTTCGCCTTTGCGGATAAGCCCTTTTATGTACGGACTTTCGCTGTAATTCCAATAAAGAAGGATATAATCATAAAAAGTGAGGGTTGAAAGCCGATCTAATAACGGCTTGACTTCTTCCGGGGCATCTTCGTACTCTGCTGCCGATACGGAATATGGCCGCTGTGTGTTTTTACTACATTGGGTACCCTGCAACGCTTGAGCGATAGCGTCTTGACAGGCTGCCTGTACCAGCGCCGCTATTTCAGTATTAAGCGGACGCTTTTCATTGGAAAGCGTTATCATTGAAACATTCTTAACCCATTCGGTGTACTCTGTCGCAATGCCGCTATCAAACTCCATCGCCCGCCGATAGGCTATAAGCGTCGCTTCGTTCAGGTCTTTTGTACCGGTGCTTTTGGCGGTACAATACCGCTTGTTGCTGTAGTCATACAGCTGCGTCTGATAAATGCCGTTTCTTTTGTGCATACTCCACGGTTTACGCATAAGGGATACCTCCTAAAAGTAGACATCCCCTCCCGATGCGCATATCGGCATAAGGTGTGATATTCTTTATGGAACTATAGCATCTTTCACTTCTTTAACCGTTTTGAATGCGTTCCACATCCGCACCATCATGGTATTTTCCGCTAAATACTGTAATCCCTGAAGCGTCAAGCTGATTTCCGATATATCAATATCAACCTCGCCGTTTATATAATCGTCAATTCTTACGCCGGTAATATAACCGGCATCGTTAAGCATTTTGATATAAGCGTTCCATCGGTTTTCGGTGATTTTGAGCGCTTTGGGGCTAATTTCTTTTTCAGCGTCAAAATCTTCATAGTCAAGGCCTTTTTCAAGCCGGTTGAGAAGGGTATAAATTGTTTTAAATGCCTTTGTCATACTGACATTGTAACACACAATCGTATTTTTTGCAGTGTTTTTCATAAAGACCTCCGACAGTTATGCAAGTTCTTCGTTCATACCCTTATAGTCAGGTTGGGGCAAGATAACCGGTCCAATAAGCGCAAAATAAGCCCTTGCGCTCCCGCCTTTCTCGCGCTATACTATCAAATGAGGTGCGTTGTATGAAAAAGATTTACAGTTTAATCATTGTCTTTTGTATGTTTTATACATCCCTCGCTGCTACTGAATTTAAAAAACTGTATTATATCGATAAGTTTGATGATAAAACCAATGAATGGTATCTCTGTTCTGAACCGATTTTTGGAACGTCTCCCAATACATTTGGCGGTGTAACAGAATTTAGGGCTAATCTATGTGTAGATGAAGAGGACGTATTTTTTATAGTAAAAAGGCTCAATGGTGACAAATATTCCGGTGATGGAACCGTTTATGTAAAATTAAACAATGGTGAGACAAAATCTTTTTCTGTAAAAAATCATTCTAGCCAGTTCTATATAAGCGATAAAGAACAGGAAGAATTTAGAGCTTTACTTTTGCATGAAAATTCAATAAGAGTTGTTATTGAAATAGATTATATGGATTATAAATTTAAGCTCGGAACGATTGATTTAACGAACTTACATACTATATTGAAGGAAGGTCAAGAATGAAAAAGATTGCTGTTTTATTGCTGCTGGTGTTAGCTCTGGCGGGGTGCGGAAAAAAAGAAAGCGGTATATTTACCGTTCAAAATGATTCGAGTTATACGGTAACATTCGAAATTGGACAAGATTATAAAGTCGAAAGATATTCCATTGAAAGCGCAATGTCTAAAAATATCCCTTGGAAACAATATATACTTTTTTATCCCGTTAGTCCCGGCGGTGTTATCACTTGGAATCAAAGCTCTAATAAAGTCGTCATAACAAACAATACGAATATTTATAAATATAAAGTTCGCAATTCTGTTATGCCTATTACCATTCTTGATAACAATCAAAATATTCTATGCATAAACAAACTCAAGGTTGACACTATTTCTGTTCCAGAAGGGGAATCGGAAATAGAATGCTTCAGACCTATGACGAATCAGTTCATCGTTCTGGATAAAGGTACGCCATTTACTATAGATAGTAAGGAATATACTCCAATTGAAAAGATAGGAAACGATTACTATTTAAATGAAAATAATGCTGGAAAAATAAAAACATCAAAAATCAACATAACGATTGGAAACAATCTTATCGTTATCTATAAATAATTTAAAGAGGGTATCAAACTATGAAAAAACTATTTTTATATTTTACTCTGTTTTCCTTTTTGCTAATCTGTACGGCTTGCCCTCCGCCGACATTTGA
Encoded proteins:
- a CDS encoding formylglycine-generating enzyme family protein, yielding MKGKDRKTEVLGFSIVLLLAALLVCTGCPGTVGSSGSGNGEITPPSGNVGSFEDTGDGFIKITPPAVGITGMDPTDPLPGLGDEWKGVFREGRKVKLSPYKLGKMEVTYKLWKEVYDWAVKAENGYTFANVGVKGKDGSGSEEEPVTKVSWRDCIVWCNAYTQKTNNAESECVYRKSKTDTTVLKDATDTAACDAAYADMSKKGFRLPTEAEWEYAARWQNESTNAEKYGNVWLTKLNSASGAKDKWDTAETGEVAWYSGNADNETHPVGEKRSNALGLHDMSGNVWEWCFDRYDNNPTANDGAYESGGFVTDPQGAASGNFRVMRGGSWNVSAKDCVVGFRFFVVPGSSIGILGFRVGCRP
- a CDS encoding AAA family ATPase — protein: MNAPRKLPIGIQSFKDLREKKFLYVDKTVYLSRLVNNSKVYFLSRPRRFGKSLFLSTLAAYFLGQKELFKDLYIEQAEEEQAVREQRLAWLEYPVLYLDFNTGQYELSGALDETLSYFLDTEEPRYNLQKSGLSHAKRFTSLIKAAYQQTGKQVVILVDEYDKPLLQTMGVNEELNEHYRNTLKAFYSVIKTCDQYIRFAFLTGVTKFSKISIFSDLNNLRDISMEKQYAGICGLSQTELEETFQQDIQVLADEQDLTYQEALAALKQWYDGYLFHPAGEGMYNPFSVLSALAKKEISSYWFGTGTPTFLVNFLKEAHYYIPDLDGNVELNQTGLETYRAVAQDALPILFQAGYLTIKKYIKDLRLYQLGFPNDEVRYGFLENLLPAYSGLTLSQSGVWIGRFVQDIRKGNVDEFMERLKSIISSIVYDNFTAENLKLREQNYQTAVYLVFALMGQFVQTEVHCHSTAMEGGGSMQQRCFGGAETRSQNYTWMYSFDRRADCVLKTADAVYIFEFKLSDNGSAEEALNQIKTQEYAAPYKGSGQKIVLIGAGFDEEKRTIRDWKVEKF
- a CDS encoding tyrosine-type recombinase/integrase gives rise to the protein MRKPWSMHKRNGIYQTQLYDYSNKRYCTAKSTGTKDLNEATLIAYRRAMEFDSGIATEYTEWVKNVSMITLSNEKRPLNTEIAALVQAACQDAIAQALQGTQCSKNTQRPYSVSAAEYEDAPEEVKPLLDRLSTLTFYDYILLYWNYSESPYIKGLIRKGETPPNPERFHQYLCIMKKYARHFPQCLLTEISGAKIDTMLGLIKNAGNLKVETVKGIRSSFIQALRFAYRNNLLVRDVTPQITRDSKASQKKAKKEAEKAIFTKEELKRLFMSDDNPFRSDLYRLINELLFKTGCRIGELQALQIQDFIKDADGYALRISKNYCRAGNRLKCTKTERVDIVPISADLAARLIAHIEKHPAKDSGQAFIFSSVTDVYKPLRYESINKDFNKTMKKLGFKRPNLTLHSYRHTFATCLSMAGHSEGHMLYITRHESTEELHRYTNHYTPDIERIKHQATIDIEKLFT
- a CDS encoding YjcQ family protein; protein product: MKNTAKNTIVCYNVSMTKAFKTIYTLLNRLEKGLDYEDFDAEKEISPKALKITENRWNAYIKMLNDAGYITGVRIDDYINGEVDIDISEISLTLQGLQYLAENTMMVRMWNAFKTVKEVKDAIVP